From the genome of Uranotaenia lowii strain MFRU-FL chromosome 1, ASM2978415v1, whole genome shotgun sequence, one region includes:
- the LOC129737855 gene encoding uncharacterized protein LOC129737855: protein MAKNVQLKLLQKRERQIVLLMDSVDRFIQNYEPERDECQISSRLEALEPVFDEFHEVRSKIELIFYESEEMKAKELYGDAKDEAEAQREEENDMLLLSFEDRFFQLKGALSKLQQKRERAPNDDNSFHHQGHASMGSRVKLPEIRLPSFSGKLREWISFRDSFQSLIHNNDQLAPIEKFSYLRSSLSGEALEEVLSIEL from the coding sequence ATGGCGAAAAACGTTCAGTTGAAGTTGCTACAAAAGAGAGAGAGGCAAATAGTGCTTCTCATGGACAGTGTCGACCGATTCATACAGAATTACGAACCAGAACGTGATGAGTGTCAGATTAGTTCTAGGCTTGAGGCCTTAGAACCTGTGTTTGATGAGTTTCATGAAGTGCGCAGTAAAATCGAGCTGATCTTTTATGAAAGTGAAGAGATGAAGGCCAAGGAGCTCTACGGTGACGCCAAAGATGAAGCTGAAGCCCAACGTGAGGAAGAAAACGACATGCTGCTGCTGAGTTTCGAGGACCGTTTCTTCCAGTTGAAGGGTGCTCTATCGAAACTTCAACAAAAACGTGAACGAGCTCCAAACGACGACAATTCCTTTCATCATCAAGGCCATGCCTCCATGGGGTCAAGAGTTAAGCTGCCAGAAATCCGATTGCCCAGTTTTAGTGGAAAACTTCGCGAATGGATCTCATTCCGCGACAGTTTTCAAAGTTTGATCCACAACAACGATCAACTCGCACCCATAGAAAAGTTCTCATACCTCAGGTCATCATTGAGCGGCGAGGCACTCGAAGAAGTTCTCTCTATCGAACTCTGA